In Opitutaceae bacterium TAV5, one genomic interval encodes:
- a CDS encoding ATP-binding protein, whose product MPILTAENLHRTLGEGEARAHALRGVSLAIEPGRTCAISGHSGSGKSTLLYLLGLLDLPDEGTIVVNGRLTSGLTDAERTALRNEHMGFVFQFHFLLKEFSALENVMLPMRKLGRLDERTMRDKAAGLLARVGLADKTARLGNQLSGGEQQRVAIARALANDPVLLLADEPTGNLDQQNAGKVFDLLAELTHTRGNALVMVSHNPELASRCDHIFHMKDGLIDRGA is encoded by the coding sequence ATGCCCATCCTGACCGCTGAAAATCTCCACCGCACCCTGGGTGAAGGCGAAGCGCGCGCCCATGCGCTGCGCGGCGTCAGCCTTGCCATCGAACCCGGCCGCACCTGCGCGATTTCCGGGCATTCCGGTTCCGGCAAGAGCACGCTGCTCTATCTCCTCGGCCTTCTCGACCTGCCGGACGAAGGCACGATCGTCGTGAACGGACGCCTCACCAGCGGACTCACCGACGCCGAACGCACCGCCCTGCGCAACGAGCACATGGGATTCGTCTTCCAGTTTCACTTCCTGCTGAAGGAATTCAGCGCGCTGGAAAACGTCATGCTTCCCATGCGCAAGCTGGGCCGGCTCGACGAGCGTACCATGCGCGACAAGGCCGCCGGCCTCCTCGCGCGCGTCGGCCTCGCCGACAAGACCGCGCGGCTCGGCAACCAGCTCTCCGGTGGCGAACAGCAGCGAGTCGCCATCGCCCGCGCCCTCGCCAACGACCCCGTTCTCCTCCTCGCCGACGAACCCACGGGAAACCTCGACCAGCAAAACGCCGGCAAGGTTTTTGACCTGCTCGCCGAACTCACCCACACGCGAGGCAACGCGCTCGTCATGGTCAGCCACAACCCCGAACTGGCCTCCCGCTGCGACCACATCTTCCACATGAAGGACGGTCTCATCGACCGCGGAGCGTAA
- a CDS encoding gamma-glutamyl cyclotransferase, whose translation MTLPRHRHVHRLFVYGTLMRGESNHRLMAGHRFVTRARTLARYRLYNLGDYPGMVEDPVNPLSVEGEIWEVDAAGLAALDAFEGVAEALYARVPVPLAPPHADLAVDGYLYLRPVTGAADIGGRWR comes from the coding sequence ATGACTCTCCCTCGTCACCGGCACGTCCACCGCCTCTTCGTTTACGGCACCCTCATGCGCGGCGAATCGAACCACCGCCTGATGGCCGGCCATCGTTTCGTGACCCGCGCCCGCACGCTGGCCCGCTACCGGCTCTACAACCTCGGCGATTATCCCGGCATGGTCGAGGACCCGGTCAACCCGCTCTCCGTCGAAGGCGAGATATGGGAAGTGGATGCGGCCGGACTCGCCGCGCTCGATGCCTTCGAAGGGGTGGCCGAAGCCCTCTATGCCCGCGTGCCCGTCCCGCTCGCCCCTCCGCATGCGGACCTCGCGGTCGACGGTTACCTGTACCTGCGCCCCGTCACCGGAGCCGCGGACATCGGCGGGCGGTGGCGATGA
- a CDS encoding ABC transporter permease yields the protein MTTNLNIALRFLGSRKRAMLMSLAGIIFGVAFFILTQAQTAGFESYFIKTILGVNGMVRVEDRAQSTLRTLDADPDSTFTVTVEGSVKYIPGIQYPSRILESLTHFPGITAASPVIRGNATLKANFREYDCKPYGIELASYVGVSDIESQIVDGSLQTFADNPYGLLLGARIAQRLNLHSGDAILLESAHTRMRFRISAIFETGIDQVDRERVYLHLSASRSLLNRTNGASFIQVNLDDPDRAPYLAARMENVLSHAVMPWQEREKTWLQVFNVLRLSSALTISTIILISGIGMFNTLVMIVIDKTREIAILRSMGYTRGDITQIFMLQGSIVLALGLVLGWIAAAAGTWGVSRIPVNIRGIFASDHLVVVWDAWHYVWASLIAAVVVLVASYFPARRAARLEPGTVIRGSGD from the coding sequence GTGACCACCAATCTCAACATCGCCCTTCGCTTCCTCGGCTCCCGCAAGCGCGCCATGCTGATGAGCCTCGCCGGCATCATTTTCGGCGTGGCGTTTTTCATCCTCACGCAGGCGCAGACCGCCGGTTTTGAATCCTACTTCATCAAAACCATCCTCGGCGTGAACGGCATGGTGCGCGTCGAGGACCGCGCCCAGTCCACCCTGCGCACGCTCGACGCCGACCCCGACAGCACCTTCACCGTCACCGTCGAAGGCAGCGTGAAATACATCCCCGGCATCCAGTACCCCTCGCGCATTCTCGAGTCGTTGACCCACTTCCCCGGCATCACCGCCGCCTCTCCGGTCATCCGCGGCAACGCCACCCTGAAAGCCAATTTCCGCGAATACGACTGCAAGCCCTACGGCATCGAACTGGCGTCCTACGTCGGCGTCTCCGACATCGAAAGCCAGATCGTCGACGGCTCCCTCCAGACCTTTGCCGACAACCCCTACGGGCTCCTCCTCGGCGCCCGCATCGCCCAAAGACTCAACCTCCACTCCGGCGATGCCATCCTCCTCGAGAGCGCGCACACCCGCATGCGTTTCCGCATCTCCGCCATTTTCGAGACAGGCATCGACCAGGTGGACCGCGAACGCGTTTACCTGCACCTCTCCGCCTCGCGCAGCCTGCTCAACCGGACCAACGGAGCCTCCTTCATCCAGGTGAATCTCGACGACCCCGACCGCGCCCCCTACCTCGCCGCCCGCATGGAGAACGTCCTCTCCCACGCCGTCATGCCCTGGCAGGAACGTGAAAAAACCTGGCTCCAGGTGTTCAACGTCCTCCGCCTCTCGTCGGCGCTGACCATCTCCACCATCATCCTCATTTCCGGCATCGGCATGTTCAACACGCTCGTGATGATCGTCATCGACAAGACCCGCGAGATCGCGATCTTGCGCTCGATGGGCTACACGCGTGGCGACATCACGCAGATCTTCATGCTCCAGGGCAGCATCGTCCTCGCTCTCGGCCTCGTGCTCGGCTGGATCGCCGCCGCCGCCGGCACCTGGGGAGTTTCCCGGATCCCCGTCAACATCCGCGGCATCTTCGCGAGCGATCACCTCGTCGTGGTCTGGGACGCCTGGCACTACGTCTGGGCCAGCCTCATCGCCGCCGTTGTCGTGCTCGTTGCCAGCTATTTCCCCGCCCGCCGCGCCGCCCGCCTCGAACCCGGCACCGTCATCCGCGGCTCGGGCGACTGA
- a CDS encoding heparinase — MATADAALRDTFTLQGVTAVQPRRPDGGFDWDWRGPRNDPEWAWFFNRHLVFTDLLAAYQQTGDVRYRDRILVTLDDWIAQHPAPSGITFSAAWRPLEAARRVMESWIPIYAALRDDPAAFPPERRARFVASIRDHALHLRNHHAFSGNHLITEMLALTRLGLTFSDLPDAAGWRSYALDRLARAYEDQVYPDGAHKELSSHYQRVVALNYQELLDLLRASGQEEAVREWEPRVHRLWDYFAAIMKPDGTNPLNNDSDTESVAALLRQYAPHIRIPEQTVRLPWAGQVIFRSRAAAAADAAGVRGSGFGVQGSANAAAANNAKPRTRNPKPAAATPPPLLYAFFDTGPRGTDHDHADFLHVSLSVGASDFLVDNGRYTYTPGAFRDYFAGPSGHNVLLLDGLGPDQGPRAVTAAADAAGVQGSGFRVQGSDSRFPSPAGNPKPETLNPEPAASAAPAVEIAWGDTTFASASRPAFAANPRAADWRRLVAHVPGRAWIVVDRVITFSPATLTTLWHWSPECTVEPVPGQPDSLIVSRSSATLHVRHAASQPVPADRQQITARSRPSPQGWYSPRFNMLEPASCTQLDQAIRAPLVNVWLFSPAALPGASIRISADHRIVVQLDPATSLTLDPEAPGKSAVTGTMR; from the coding sequence ATGGCCACGGCCGACGCCGCGCTTCGCGACACCTTCACCCTCCAGGGAGTCACCGCCGTCCAGCCGCGCCGGCCCGACGGGGGATTCGACTGGGACTGGCGCGGCCCCCGCAACGATCCCGAATGGGCCTGGTTCTTCAACCGGCACCTCGTGTTCACCGACCTGCTCGCCGCGTATCAGCAGACCGGTGACGTCCGCTACCGCGACCGGATCCTCGTCACGCTGGATGACTGGATCGCGCAGCATCCCGCGCCCTCCGGCATCACCTTTTCCGCCGCGTGGCGGCCGCTCGAGGCCGCCCGCCGCGTCATGGAAAGCTGGATACCCATCTATGCTGCGCTCCGCGACGATCCCGCCGCCTTCCCCCCGGAGCGCCGCGCCCGCTTCGTCGCCAGCATTCGCGATCACGCGCTCCACCTGCGCAATCACCACGCCTTTTCCGGCAACCATCTCATCACCGAGATGCTCGCGCTCACGCGGCTCGGCCTCACCTTTTCCGACCTGCCCGACGCCGCCGGCTGGCGCAGCTACGCCCTCGACCGGCTCGCCCGCGCTTACGAGGACCAGGTTTACCCCGACGGCGCGCACAAGGAACTCTCTTCCCACTACCAGCGGGTCGTCGCGCTCAACTACCAGGAACTCCTCGATCTCCTCCGCGCCTCCGGCCAGGAGGAGGCCGTCCGCGAATGGGAGCCTCGCGTCCATCGCCTCTGGGACTATTTCGCCGCCATCATGAAGCCCGATGGCACCAATCCGCTCAACAACGACTCCGACACCGAATCCGTCGCCGCCCTCCTGCGCCAATACGCTCCCCATATCCGCATCCCGGAACAAACCGTCCGGCTGCCGTGGGCGGGCCAGGTGATTTTCCGCAGCCGTGCCGCCGCCGCGGCTGACGCGGCGGGAGTTCGGGGTTCAGGGTTCGGAGTTCAGGGTTCCGCCAACGCTGCCGCCGCCAATAACGCCAAACCCCGAACCCGGAACCCGAAACCGGCGGCGGCCACGCCGCCGCCGCTGCTTTACGCCTTTTTCGACACCGGTCCTCGCGGCACCGATCACGATCATGCCGACTTCCTGCACGTCTCGCTCTCGGTCGGTGCCAGCGACTTCCTCGTCGATAACGGCCGTTACACCTACACCCCCGGCGCGTTTCGCGACTACTTCGCCGGGCCTTCCGGTCACAATGTCCTGCTCCTTGACGGACTCGGTCCGGATCAGGGACCGCGCGCCGTCACCGCCGCCGCTGATGCGGCGGGAGTTCAAGGTTCAGGGTTCAGGGTTCAAGGTTCAGACAGCCGCTTCCCCTCCCCTGCCGGCAACCCCAAACCCGAAACCCTGAACCCCGAACCGGCGGCATCAGCCGCCCCCGCCGTCGAAATCGCCTGGGGCGACACCACGTTTGCCTCCGCCTCCCGCCCGGCTTTCGCGGCCAATCCGCGCGCCGCCGACTGGCGACGCCTCGTCGCGCATGTGCCCGGCCGCGCATGGATCGTCGTCGACCGCGTCATCACGTTTTCCCCCGCCACGCTCACCACGCTCTGGCACTGGTCGCCCGAATGCACGGTGGAGCCCGTCCCCGGCCAGCCCGATTCGCTGATCGTCTCCCGCTCCTCCGCGACGCTCCATGTCCGGCATGCCGCCAGCCAGCCCGTGCCTGCCGACCGGCAACAGATCACCGCCCGCTCGCGCCCCTCGCCCCAAGGCTGGTACAGCCCGCGGTTCAACATGCTCGAACCGGCTTCCTGCACACAACTCGACCAGGCGATCCGCGCACCTCTGGTCAACGTCTGGCTTTTTTCGCCCGCCGCCCTCCCCGGCGCCTCGATCCGCATCTCCGCCGATCACCGCATCGTCGTGCAACTCGACCCAGCGACCAGCCTCACGCTCGATCCGGAAGCCCCCGGAAAATCGGCCGTGACAGGCACGATGCGCTGA
- a CDS encoding beta-lactamase has protein sequence MGMRFQILGSGSAGNCALLLTDHARILVDAGFSARRLNQLIREAGADLSQIDAVFITHEHSDHVAGIEGLKRYPHIELFANAGTARAVQNKLEYRPRWRIFETGARFTFRDLEIESFHIPHDAQEPVGYTFTHGQGREGDLFSSPRRIAWLSDMGHAPDHIRERIREADAVVMESNHCPRLLEADHRRPWSTKQRIAGRHGHLSNELACELLASVASPRWQHIVLTHLSRDCNTLDAVEQTFATLRARLTCQFAIVPPGGGTALVELR, from the coding sequence ATGGGCATGCGATTCCAGATTCTCGGCAGCGGCAGTGCGGGCAATTGCGCCCTGCTCCTCACCGACCATGCCCGCATCCTGGTCGACGCCGGTTTCTCCGCCCGCCGCCTGAACCAGCTCATCCGCGAAGCCGGCGCCGACCTCTCGCAAATCGACGCGGTCTTCATCACCCACGAACACAGCGACCACGTCGCCGGCATCGAGGGCCTGAAACGTTATCCGCACATCGAACTCTTCGCCAACGCCGGCACCGCCCGCGCCGTACAAAACAAACTCGAGTACCGCCCGCGCTGGCGCATCTTCGAAACCGGCGCCCGCTTCACCTTTCGCGATCTGGAAATCGAAAGTTTCCACATCCCGCACGATGCCCAGGAACCCGTCGGCTATACGTTTACCCACGGACAAGGCCGCGAGGGCGACCTGTTTTCGTCTCCCCGCCGCATCGCCTGGCTCAGCGACATGGGCCACGCGCCCGACCATATCCGCGAGCGTATCCGCGAAGCCGACGCCGTCGTCATGGAATCCAATCATTGTCCGCGCCTCCTCGAAGCCGACCATCGCCGCCCCTGGTCCACCAAGCAACGCATTGCCGGCCGGCACGGACACCTGTCCAACGAGCTCGCCTGTGAATTGCTCGCGAGCGTCGCGAGCCCGCGCTGGCAACACATCGTGCTCACACATCTCAGCCGCGATTGCAACACACTCGACGCCGTCGAGCAGACCTTCGCCACGCTGCGCGCCCGGCTCACCTGCCAGTTCGCCATCGTCCCGCCGGGCGGGGGCACCGCTCTCGTCGAATTGCGGTGA
- a CDS encoding cytochrome C biogenesis protein, translating to MSLFTDRTWLWLAAALYFAGFLLGTISLLRERRHSRAFMYVILSAAWTVQTFGLYLRGLAVHGCPLGNTFEIYQFTAWSAASLYLVIGATFRLSLLGYFSSMLMATLTLTSLAIPAWDAERRVGIFGGNPWIEFHAALALFSYGVFALLALTSLMNLLRNYSLKHKRLGGAFAFLPPITALDHISLRLLVAGVLLLAASLAVGAVYWVRDPDSVKAFKILGTVSVWAVYTLVMIFRIRGRLIARKFSWACILLYLCALATLWLVDTSRQPAGAQVNRENEIPLRTQEAAARR from the coding sequence ATGTCGCTATTCACCGACCGCACCTGGCTCTGGCTCGCCGCCGCGCTCTACTTCGCGGGCTTCCTGCTGGGCACCATCTCGCTCCTCCGCGAGCGCCGTCACTCGCGGGCGTTCATGTATGTGATCCTTTCGGCCGCCTGGACCGTGCAAACCTTCGGCCTCTACCTCCGCGGCCTCGCCGTCCATGGCTGCCCGCTGGGCAACACATTCGAAATCTACCAGTTCACCGCCTGGTCCGCCGCCTCGCTTTATCTCGTGATCGGCGCGACCTTCCGCCTCAGCCTGCTCGGCTACTTTTCCTCCATGCTGATGGCGACGCTCACCCTCACGTCGCTCGCCATTCCCGCCTGGGATGCGGAGCGGCGCGTGGGCATTTTCGGCGGCAACCCGTGGATCGAGTTTCACGCCGCACTCGCCCTGTTCAGCTACGGGGTGTTCGCACTGCTCGCCCTGACTTCGCTGATGAACCTGCTCCGCAACTACAGCCTGAAGCACAAACGCCTCGGCGGCGCCTTCGCCTTCCTGCCGCCGATCACCGCGCTCGACCATATCAGCCTGCGGCTGCTCGTGGCGGGCGTCCTGCTCCTGGCCGCCTCGCTCGCAGTCGGCGCGGTTTACTGGGTGCGCGATCCGGACAGCGTCAAGGCGTTCAAGATCCTGGGCACCGTCAGCGTATGGGCGGTTTACACCCTCGTCATGATCTTCCGGATACGCGGACGGCTCATCGCCCGGAAATTCTCGTGGGCCTGCATCCTCCTTTATCTCTGCGCGCTCGCCACGCTCTGGCTGGTCGATACCAGCCGGCAACCGGCGGGCGCCCAGGTAAACCGGGAGAACGAAATCCCGCTTCGCACCCAGGAGGCCGCCGCCCGACGATGA
- a CDS encoding polynucleotide adenylyltransferase: protein MTISLRQPLSIDLPPPLLAVLQALRRVPGARPRLVGGCVRDALLGLPAKDIDIEVFGIDFSTLHRVLAPFGATDVVGRSFGVIKLRLGKEEYDFSLPRRESKTGAGHRGFHVEPEPGLSDAEAAARRDFTLNAIAWDPFADAAEALIDPHDGARDLAARVLRHTSAAFAEDPLRVLRAFQFAGRFDLTLAPETAALCRSIAGSYSELATERIWGEWQKWAEKSQKPARGLAVLEESGWLVHFPEVAALRGCPQDPGWHPEGDVLTHTGHCCDALASLPEWQSSLPVRRRLLMLAMLAHDFGKPATTVRALRKGVERWTSPGHEAAGVPVTEAFLARIGAPHDHAPFITPLVANHLVHHHGGGAEAGGEASYSDSLIRRLARRLAPATIEDLCLVMTGDSQGRPPRHTPESLDLIKRLRTRARELAIIDSAPRPLLLGRHLIATGHKPGPDFKAVLDAAYEAQLDGAFTDEAGALEWLRQNQRTQTLKPTANEHE, encoded by the coding sequence GTGACGATCTCCCTCCGCCAGCCTCTCTCCATCGACCTCCCGCCGCCCTTGCTCGCGGTGTTGCAGGCCCTGCGTCGCGTGCCGGGGGCAAGGCCCCGGCTGGTGGGCGGTTGCGTGCGCGATGCCCTCCTCGGGCTCCCCGCCAAGGATATCGACATCGAGGTTTTCGGCATCGATTTTTCCACGCTTCACCGCGTGCTCGCACCGTTTGGCGCCACCGATGTGGTGGGACGCAGCTTCGGCGTGATCAAACTCCGGCTCGGCAAGGAGGAGTACGATTTCAGCCTGCCGAGGCGGGAGTCCAAAACCGGAGCCGGCCACCGGGGTTTCCACGTCGAACCGGAACCGGGCCTGTCCGACGCCGAAGCCGCCGCCCGCCGCGATTTCACCCTCAACGCCATCGCGTGGGATCCGTTTGCCGATGCCGCCGAAGCGCTGATCGACCCCCATGACGGCGCCCGCGATCTGGCCGCCCGCGTGCTCCGCCACACGAGCGCGGCCTTTGCCGAAGATCCGCTGCGCGTGTTGCGCGCATTCCAGTTTGCCGGCCGCTTCGATCTCACGCTGGCCCCTGAAACCGCCGCGCTCTGCCGCTCCATTGCCGGAAGTTATTCCGAACTCGCCACGGAGCGCATCTGGGGAGAATGGCAGAAGTGGGCGGAGAAATCGCAAAAACCCGCGCGCGGCCTCGCCGTGCTCGAGGAATCGGGCTGGCTCGTCCACTTCCCGGAAGTCGCCGCGCTGCGTGGCTGTCCGCAAGACCCCGGCTGGCACCCGGAAGGCGATGTGCTGACCCACACCGGTCACTGTTGCGACGCCCTGGCATCGCTGCCCGAATGGCAATCGTCTCTTCCGGTTCGCCGTCGTCTGCTCATGCTGGCCATGCTCGCCCATGATTTCGGCAAGCCCGCCACCACCGTCCGGGCCCTGCGCAAGGGGGTGGAGCGCTGGACGAGCCCCGGCCACGAAGCGGCCGGCGTGCCGGTGACGGAAGCATTTCTGGCGCGCATCGGCGCTCCCCACGACCATGCGCCGTTTATCACGCCGCTGGTGGCCAACCATCTCGTCCATCACCACGGCGGCGGGGCGGAGGCAGGCGGCGAAGCCTCGTATTCCGATTCCCTGATCCGTCGTCTCGCCCGCCGGCTTGCTCCGGCCACCATCGAGGATCTTTGCCTGGTCATGACCGGGGACAGCCAGGGTCGGCCCCCGCGCCACACGCCGGAATCGCTCGACCTGATCAAGCGACTGCGCACGCGCGCCAGGGAGCTCGCCATCATCGACTCGGCCCCCCGCCCGCTTCTGCTCGGCCGGCACCTCATCGCAACGGGCCACAAACCCGGACCCGATTTCAAGGCCGTCCTCGATGCCGCTTACGAAGCCCAGCTGGACGGCGCTTTCACCGATGAAGCCGGCGCGCTGGAGTGGTTGCGCCAAAACCAAAGAACCCAAACCCTCAAGCCAACCGCGAATGAACACGAATAG
- a CDS encoding glutamyl-tRNA reductase, whose translation MSNPGPTAGDSRGDVQLFHLGASHRRAPLDLRERLALDASAQETLRLALATRTPGLSGPVILNTCNRIEFYGVASPAAIDALETTFCELRNLPREEFAAIRDLSRGPDALRHLIEVASGLESQMLGENEIFGQVKTAYAAAQIAGSTGPVLNRVFQKTFQAAKHVRSSTAITEGQVSVANVAVELAQNIFGKLSASRVLLLGAGDIGEKTAKAFQSRGAASLTVCSRTLERAMELASTLDATAMPFEHFTHHLGQFDIAVCSTSAPDAVVTAGAVAAAMRTRPAQPLFFIDLALPRDVEPAVAGLENVFVYNLDDLARIAEKNRAAREAEVARARSLAAARADALWRHVHALLTR comes from the coding sequence ATGAGCAACCCCGGCCCAACCGCCGGCGACTCCCGCGGCGACGTCCAGCTTTTCCATCTCGGAGCCAGCCACCGGCGCGCCCCGCTCGACCTGCGCGAACGCCTTGCGCTCGATGCCTCCGCGCAGGAAACCCTCCGGCTCGCCCTCGCCACGCGCACGCCCGGCCTCTCCGGGCCCGTCATCCTCAACACCTGCAACCGGATCGAGTTCTATGGCGTGGCCTCCCCCGCCGCCATCGACGCGCTGGAAACCACCTTCTGTGAACTCCGGAACCTCCCGCGCGAGGAATTCGCGGCCATCCGCGATCTCTCCCGCGGTCCCGACGCCCTCCGCCACCTGATCGAGGTCGCCAGCGGACTCGAGTCGCAGATGCTCGGGGAAAACGAGATTTTCGGCCAGGTGAAAACCGCCTACGCCGCCGCGCAAATCGCCGGTTCCACCGGCCCCGTGCTCAACCGGGTCTTTCAAAAAACCTTTCAGGCCGCCAAGCACGTGCGCTCCAGCACTGCCATCACCGAAGGCCAGGTGAGCGTCGCCAATGTCGCGGTCGAACTCGCCCAGAACATTTTCGGGAAACTCTCCGCCTCCCGCGTGCTCCTGCTCGGCGCAGGCGATATCGGGGAAAAGACCGCCAAAGCCTTCCAGAGCCGCGGCGCCGCCTCGCTCACCGTTTGCAGCCGCACCCTCGAACGCGCCATGGAGCTCGCATCCACGCTCGATGCCACCGCCATGCCGTTCGAGCACTTCACGCATCATCTCGGCCAGTTCGACATCGCCGTGTGCTCGACCTCCGCGCCCGATGCCGTCGTCACGGCCGGAGCCGTCGCCGCCGCCATGCGCACACGCCCCGCGCAGCCGCTCTTCTTCATCGATCTCGCCCTGCCCCGCGACGTGGAACCCGCCGTCGCCGGCCTCGAAAACGTCTTCGTCTACAACCTCGACGATCTCGCCCGCATTGCGGAAAAGAACCGCGCCGCCCGCGAGGCCGAAGTCGCCCGCGCCCGCTCCCTCGCCGCGGCCCGCGCCGATGCCCTCTGGCGGCATGTCCACGCGCTGCTCACCCGCTGA
- a CDS encoding pyruvate kinase has protein sequence MLRPHDTPIRRTKIVFTLGPATESEPMLEKLILAGADVARLNMAHANHEWTRSIIRRIRAVSARVGRDIAIMMDIKGPEIRTGDVSAPIELKAGEIFDFTIRPGATHADSEEIRSVDINYKDLVNDVRVGDTVLVDNGLIRLEVLEKQYNRIRCRVLIPGELKSRRHINLPGVKVNLPSLTEKDKADLLVGIAEGLDFVALSFAREAADIELLREFLHAHRSGARIIAKIEDQSAIVNLEEIVRATDSLMVARGDLGIECPFEELPVIQRRAVRMCFDYGKPVVIATHMLESMISSPMPTRAEITDVANAIYEKADCVMLSGETTIGRYPVECVEILDKIARRIESEGPFDLLDPVSVEGDKMRLVQSAAHLAHEFLDSPTAILTFTRRGYMAAGLAAMRPARAPIYAMTNSPETFRHMRLMRGVEPFMLALESDPNETIDNAIKLLTTRGCVRPGDKLIVVTDILSHDRLVDSIQLRTVR, from the coding sequence ATGCTACGTCCGCACGACACGCCCATCCGCCGCACCAAGATCGTTTTCACGCTCGGTCCCGCCACCGAGTCCGAGCCGATGCTCGAAAAGCTCATTCTTGCCGGCGCCGATGTCGCCCGCCTCAACATGGCCCACGCCAACCACGAGTGGACCCGCTCCATCATCCGCCGCATCCGCGCCGTGTCGGCGCGCGTCGGTCGTGACATTGCGATCATGATGGACATCAAGGGTCCCGAGATCCGCACTGGCGACGTCTCCGCCCCCATCGAGCTCAAGGCCGGCGAGATCTTCGATTTCACCATCCGCCCCGGCGCCACCCACGCCGACTCCGAAGAAATCCGCTCGGTGGACATCAATTACAAGGACCTCGTCAACGACGTGCGCGTGGGCGACACCGTGCTCGTCGACAACGGCCTCATCCGCCTCGAAGTCCTCGAAAAACAGTACAACCGCATCCGCTGCCGCGTGCTCATTCCCGGCGAGCTGAAATCCCGCCGCCACATCAACCTCCCCGGCGTCAAGGTCAACCTCCCCTCGCTCACCGAAAAGGACAAGGCCGACCTTCTCGTCGGCATCGCGGAAGGTCTCGACTTCGTCGCGCTCTCTTTCGCCCGCGAGGCCGCCGACATCGAGTTGCTGCGCGAGTTTCTCCACGCCCACCGCTCCGGCGCGCGCATCATCGCCAAGATCGAGGACCAGTCCGCGATCGTCAACCTGGAGGAAATCGTCCGCGCCACCGACTCGCTGATGGTGGCGCGCGGCGACCTCGGCATCGAATGCCCGTTCGAGGAGCTGCCCGTCATCCAGCGCCGCGCCGTGCGCATGTGTTTCGACTACGGCAAACCCGTCGTCATCGCCACGCACATGCTCGAATCGATGATCAGCTCGCCGATGCCCACCCGCGCCGAGATCACCGACGTGGCCAACGCCATCTACGAAAAAGCTGATTGCGTGATGCTCTCCGGCGAGACGACCATCGGCCGCTATCCTGTCGAATGCGTGGAGATTCTCGACAAGATCGCCCGCCGCATCGAATCCGAAGGCCCCTTCGACCTGCTTGATCCCGTCAGCGTCGAGGGCGACAAGATGCGCCTCGTGCAATCCGCCGCCCACCTCGCCCACGAGTTTCTCGACAGCCCGACGGCGATCCTCACCTTCACGCGCCGCGGTTACATGGCGGCGGGCCTTGCCGCGATGCGCCCGGCGCGCGCGCCGATTTACGCGATGACCAACTCGCCGGAAACCTTCCGCCACATGCGCCTCATGCGCGGCGTGGAGCCCTTCATGCTCGCGCTGGAAAGCGATCCCAACGAGACGATCGACAACGCGATCAAACTCCTCACGACGCGCGGCTGCGTGCGCCCCGGCGACAAGCTGATCGTCGTCACCGACATCCTCTCGCACGATCGTCTCGTGGACAGCATCCAGCTCCGCACCGTGCGGTGA